The Komagataeibacter sp. FNDCR2 nucleotide sequence CTCATGGAAGTAACCGACGCGGCCATTGATGTATGGGGCAGGGGACGGGTGGGCATGCATCTTGCCCCGCGCTGCGACCTGCATGACATGGGTGATTCCAATCCCGCCGCCACATTTGGTTACGTGGCGACAGAACTGGGACGGCGCGGGATCGCGTTTATCTGCGCGCGTGAGGCGGAAGGCCCGGACAGCCTTGGCCCGCAGCTTAAAAAGCAGTTTGGTGGTGTCTATATTGCCAATGAACGCTTTACCGGCCCCCAGGCCGAACGGGCGGTGGAAGAAGGCCGGGCCGATGCCGTGGCGTTCGGGCAGCCCTTCATCTCCAATCCCGACCTGCCCGAACGCCTGCGTGCAGGTGCGGATCTGACCCCGCCCGATCCCGCCACGTTCTATACCCATGGCCCGCAGGGCTATATCGACTATCCCACCATGGGGGAGTCTGGAGACTGAACGCGAAAGGGGAGGTCTTGTTCTTTCTTGCAAAAAAGAACCAAAAACTCCTGATCGTTTAAGGTTTTTTGCTGTTTGCGTCTGGAAACAACGGGGCAGAAGTCTCTTTTCTTATTTTTATTAAGAAAATCAGGGCATACTCCTATATCTCCACCTCCGCCTCGGGCTGGGTATTGACCTCCCCCGCCGCATCGGGCGCGTCGCTCCATTCAGGCAGGCGGTCAGCCAGCAGGGCGCGGGGGCGGCCGATCCATATACCGTCGCGCAGATGGTCGCGGCGCGGTGCGTGCGTGTTCGGGTGGATCAGGATGCTCAGCCCGCCATGGTTGAGCATGAGCCAGGGAACAAGGGTGGCGAACAGCCCGGTTTCAAAGGCGATCTGGTACATAGGCGCGACATGCGGCCCCACACCCGTTTCATGCCAGCGGCCCAGACGCAGGGCAAAGCGGGATGCAATCTGCCCGCGCAATGCGGTGGCGGCGGTGCGGCCTGCGGGCGTGTCGAAATAGACATGGGCATGATAGCTGGCAATTTCAGCCAGACGGCGCGGGGCAGGCGTATTATCGGTCATGTATCGGCACTTTCGGTGCGTAAAGGGTGGAACCTGTTTCAGAAATCCCGATGGGGCAGCGGGACGCGTTTTCGCCATTCCCCGGCTCAAAATCACGGGGTCGGTTCTGCTCGGTCATGCGGGGCAGGGATTGCCGGAAGCGTCGGGCCGGACGGATGGTAGCGGCCAGAGAAAGGAAGCGTTATCTGTCATGAAGTAATAACGCCTGTCGCGGCGGGAGGTTGTGCGGGCATGACGTATCCGGGCAGGAGGGCAAGCACCTGCCTATGAGGCGAATACGGCGGCAGTAGGGCGGGAGCGCCACTGTGTATGAATAAGCCGCCTGAAAAGCCTGCCCAAGAAATATTCTGCAAATCATAAGGAAGATTATCCCTTACTTTGCCAGTCCACCCCGCGAAGGAAGAATTTCAACCCGACCGCCATGCGCCGCGACGTGGGTCACTTCCACACCCACTTGCCCACCACACGGCCATTTATCACCAGATCGGAGGCATTGACCTCATCCACGGGATAGGTAGGGTTGACGCTGATGATGCGGATCCGCTGCGGGCGGGAATTCGGCACCAGCATGAGCTGCTTGATGACAACGCCCATGCCGTTCCACAGCACATATACCCCATCGGGCGAGGGAACGCGGTGGCTGGTATCGACCAGCACGCGATCACCGGCCATGAATTCCGGTTCCATGGAATTGCCTGCCACACGAATGATCGCAAGTCCGTTCGTGTCCGGCAGGTAGTTGCGGATAAAATCGCGCGGGATGCGCCACGAATCCAGCGTGGGGTGACGCTCCCCATCGCCGCAGGCGGTATGGTCCACAATCGCGCCCGCGCCCGCCTGTGGCGAGATATCATATTCATGCACCGTCACGGTACCGTCATCGCCATGGGTCGGGGCGGTGGCGCGCTCAGCGCGGCTTATGCTTTCGTTCAGGTCCGTCTCACCCGGGACAATGCCGCACAGCGCCCATATCTCGGCCGGGGCAATGGGTGGATCCCCCCGGTCGGTCAGCAGCGGCACAAGGCGGCTGACCATCTCGACGGGAATGAAATCCTTTTTCAGCTTATTTTCATAAAACGCGTAGCTGGAAAATTTCTCCCCCATACCCAGGTCACGGGCCAGCGCACGCACGGTATAACCCGCACGCTCACGCAACGCCTTGAGCCGCTGGGCGGCTGGACTGCTGCCCGCGACCGTGCCGCCGCGCAGCAGGTCGCTGGCGGTGCAACCCAGCACGGCGGCCACTTTTTCCAGCCGGTCGCCACCGGGGTGGCGCGATTTGCCGCGCAGGATGTCATGCACATATGTCT carries:
- a CDS encoding DOPA 4,5-dioxygenase family protein translates to MTDNTPAPRRLAEIASYHAHVYFDTPAGRTAATALRGQIASRFALRLGRWHETGVGPHVAPMYQIAFETGLFATLVPWLMLNHGGLSILIHPNTHAPRRDHLRDGIWIGRPRALLADRLPEWSDAPDAAGEVNTQPEAEVEI
- a CDS encoding S24 family peptidase, translated to MDTRSPTAAEIERRMALLNLNKKRLAELAGLNETYVHDILRGKSRHPGGDRLEKVAAVLGCTASDLLRGGTVAGSSPAAQRLKALRERAGYTVRALARDLGMGEKFSSYAFYENKLKKDFIPVEMVSRLVPLLTDRGDPPIAPAEIWALCGIVPGETDLNESISRAERATAPTHGDDGTVTVHEYDISPQAGAGAIVDHTACGDGERHPTLDSWRIPRDFIRNYLPDTNGLAIIRVAGNSMEPEFMAGDRVLVDTSHRVPSPDGVYVLWNGMGVVIKQLMLVPNSRPQRIRIISVNPTYPVDEVNASDLVINGRVVGKWVWK